A region of Marnyiella aurantia DNA encodes the following proteins:
- the murA gene encoding UDP-N-acetylglucosamine 1-carboxyvinyltransferase, with protein MSGTFQIRGGKQLQGEITPQGAKNEALQILCAILLTEEEVRVKNIPDIHDVNRLIEILADFGVKITKHAHGDYSFKADSVNFDYIKSAEFKKDGAKLRGSIMLLGPMLARFGEGYMPTPGGDKIGRRRLDTHFQGFVELGAEFRYDEEEAWYCLKAKQLTGKFILLEEASVTGTANIIMAAVLAKGETRIYNAACEPYLQQLCNMLNRMGAKISGIGSNLLTIEGVNYLGGTEHTMLPDMVEIGSWIGLAAMTKSEITIKNVEWDHLGVIPNTFRKLGIQLDRSGEDIYIPAQEQYKIQKFIDGSILTVSDAPWPGFTPDLLSIVLVVATQAHGTVLVHQKMFESRLFFVDKLIDMGAQIILCDPHRATVVGLNHESPLRGTSMVSPDIRAGNALLIAALSATGQSIIQNIEQIDRGYENIDGRLRAIGADIIRI; from the coding sequence ATGAGCGGAACATTTCAGATACGGGGAGGAAAACAGTTGCAGGGCGAAATTACTCCGCAGGGCGCAAAAAATGAGGCACTACAGATTCTGTGTGCCATTTTGCTTACAGAGGAGGAAGTCCGAGTAAAAAACATACCGGACATCCATGATGTAAACCGGCTGATCGAAATCCTGGCCGACTTCGGTGTTAAGATTACTAAGCACGCTCACGGTGACTACTCATTTAAAGCCGACAGCGTAAACTTTGACTATATTAAATCTGCAGAATTCAAGAAAGACGGCGCAAAACTGCGGGGTTCCATCATGCTGCTGGGGCCAATGCTGGCCAGATTCGGAGAGGGATATATGCCTACACCTGGTGGAGATAAGATAGGACGCCGGCGTCTGGACACCCACTTTCAGGGTTTTGTGGAACTGGGAGCAGAGTTCCGTTATGATGAAGAAGAAGCCTGGTACTGCCTGAAAGCCAAGCAGCTTACAGGGAAATTCATCCTGCTGGAAGAAGCGTCCGTTACAGGTACGGCAAATATCATTATGGCCGCTGTACTCGCTAAAGGCGAGACCAGGATTTACAATGCAGCCTGCGAACCTTACCTGCAGCAACTTTGCAATATGCTGAACCGTATGGGAGCAAAAATTTCCGGTATAGGCTCCAACTTACTGACTATTGAAGGGGTTAATTATCTTGGTGGTACCGAACATACCATGCTGCCTGATATGGTGGAAATAGGTTCGTGGATCGGACTGGCCGCTATGACGAAGTCTGAAATCACCATTAAAAATGTGGAATGGGACCATCTTGGCGTCATCCCGAACACCTTCAGAAAACTGGGGATCCAGTTGGACAGATCCGGTGAAGATATTTACATTCCGGCTCAGGAACAGTACAAAATCCAGAAATTTATAGACGGTTCCATATTAACTGTTTCAGATGCACCTTGGCCGGGCTTTACGCCTGACTTACTGTCGATAGTTCTGGTAGTTGCCACCCAGGCGCACGGAACTGTACTTGTACATCAAAAAATGTTTGAGTCCAGGCTGTTCTTTGTAGATAAACTGATTGATATGGGTGCACAGATTATCCTGTGTGATCCGCACCGTGCTACCGTAGTAGGACTCAACCATGAATCACCATTGCGCGGAACTTCGATGGTTTCCCCGGATATCAGAGCGGGCAATGCACTTTTGATCGCAGCACTTTCGGCAACCGGACAGTCCATCATTCAGAATATTGAGCAGATAGACCGCGGATACGAAAATATAGACGGCCGCCTCAGGGCAATCGGTGCCGATATCATTAGGATTTAA
- the der gene encoding ribosome biogenesis GTPase Der: MSNIVAIVGRPNVGKSTLFNRLLERREAIVDATSGVTRDRHYGKSDWNGVEFTVIDTGGYEVNTEDVFQEEISKQVQLAIDEATSIIFMLNVDEGLTDTDQEIFEMLRRSNKPIYITINKVDSAKEELAATEFYQLGIDRYFTMSSASGSGTGELLDAIVKEFPTTDYKDPFEGLPKITIAGRPNVGKSTLTNALLDVERNIVTDIAGTTRDSIQTLYNKFGYEFVLVDTAGMRRKAKVKEDLEFYSVMRSVRSIEYSDVVIIMVDATLGWESQDMNIFGLAQKNRKGIVIVVNKWDLVEDKSTNTTRDFENQIKERIGQFTDIPILFVSALTKQRILKAVEMAMEVYENRAKKIKTSKLNEVMLPVFEHTPPPATKGKFVKIKYCVQLPTPSPQFVFFCNLPQYVKEPYKRFAENQLRKHFGFTGVPIEVYFRQK; encoded by the coding sequence ATGAGCAATATAGTTGCAATCGTTGGGCGCCCCAACGTAGGAAAATCCACACTGTTTAACCGTTTACTGGAAAGAAGAGAAGCCATAGTTGATGCTACTTCCGGAGTTACCCGCGACCGTCATTACGGAAAGTCGGACTGGAACGGGGTTGAATTTACGGTTATTGATACAGGTGGTTACGAGGTAAATACGGAAGATGTATTTCAGGAAGAAATCTCCAAGCAGGTACAGTTGGCAATTGATGAGGCCACCTCCATCATATTCATGCTTAATGTGGATGAAGGTCTTACGGATACCGACCAGGAAATTTTTGAAATGCTGCGCCGTTCCAACAAACCGATCTATATCACCATAAATAAAGTAGATTCCGCCAAAGAAGAATTGGCGGCCACAGAATTTTACCAATTGGGTATCGACAGATATTTCACAATGTCATCGGCTTCAGGTTCCGGAACAGGTGAACTTCTGGACGCAATTGTGAAGGAATTTCCAACAACCGATTATAAGGACCCGTTTGAAGGTCTGCCTAAAATTACGATTGCCGGCCGTCCGAACGTTGGTAAATCGACCCTTACAAACGCATTGCTGGATGTGGAGAGAAATATCGTTACCGATATCGCGGGTACTACCAGAGACTCCATTCAGACGCTTTATAATAAATTCGGCTACGAATTCGTACTTGTGGATACGGCAGGTATGAGACGTAAAGCGAAGGTAAAGGAAGATCTGGAATTTTACTCGGTTATGCGTTCTGTACGTTCAATTGAGTATTCCGACGTTGTCATTATTATGGTTGATGCCACCTTAGGTTGGGAATCACAGGATATGAACATTTTCGGTCTGGCACAAAAGAACCGTAAAGGTATTGTGATTGTGGTGAACAAGTGGGATTTGGTAGAAGATAAAAGTACCAATACTACCCGCGATTTCGAAAATCAGATCAAAGAGCGCATCGGCCAGTTTACCGATATTCCGATTCTTTTCGTATCCGCACTTACCAAGCAGAGGATTTTAAAAGCTGTGGAGATGGCGATGGAGGTTTATGAGAACCGCGCGAAGAAAATCAAGACTTCAAAGCTTAATGAAGTGATGCTCCCCGTTTTTGAACATACTCCGCCACCGGCAACCAAAGGTAAGTTTGTTAAAATTAAATATTGTGTACAGTTGCCCACGCCAAGCCCGCAGTTTGTATTTTTCTGCAACCTGCCTCAATATGTGAAGGAACCGTACAAACGTTTTGCTGAAAACCAGCTTCGCAAGCATTTTGGATTTACCGGTGTACCAATCGAGGTGTATTTCCGTCAGAAATAG
- a CDS encoding DUF4290 domain-containing protein yields the protein MEYNTDRTQLHMPEYGRIIQQLVERCKELENREERDEMAVAIVDFMGQRNPQLRDEDNYKHKLWDHLFILADYDLEVTSPYPIPTREQLAEKPKRMEYPKLQGDFKFYGKSILQLIEKAIELEEGEEKEALIEVIANNMKKSYNIYNKEHVTDDVIFRHLKELSEDRLDLTGLESLEKSKIYHSTSRNKNQKGQGPTQHSKNPNRHRNQQNQNRRK from the coding sequence ATGGAATACAACACCGACCGAACACAACTTCATATGCCGGAATACGGCCGCATTATACAACAGCTCGTAGAGCGCTGCAAGGAACTTGAGAACAGAGAAGAGCGCGATGAAATGGCGGTGGCAATCGTGGATTTTATGGGTCAGAGAAACCCCCAGCTTCGCGATGAAGACAATTACAAACATAAACTTTGGGATCACCTTTTTATTCTGGCAGATTATGACCTGGAAGTAACCTCACCCTACCCTATTCCAACCCGCGAACAGCTGGCCGAAAAACCAAAGAGGATGGAATATCCAAAGTTGCAGGGCGATTTTAAATTTTACGGCAAAAGCATACTTCAACTGATTGAGAAAGCCATTGAACTTGAAGAGGGAGAGGAAAAAGAAGCACTGATTGAAGTCATTGCCAACAATATGAAGAAGTCCTATAACATCTACAACAAAGAACATGTTACGGATGATGTGATCTTCAGGCATCTGAAAGAACTTTCGGAAGACAGACTGGATCTGACAGGGCTTGAATCGCTGGAAAAAAGCAAGATTTATCACAGTACCAGCCGCAATAAAAACCAGAAAGGCCAGGGGCCAACTCAACATTCAAAAAATCCTAACCGTCACCGAAACCAACAGAACCAAAACAGAAGGAAATAA
- a CDS encoding GxxExxY protein, which yields MNENEISKIIFDAGLKVHKALGPGLLESAYEECLYYELLQTGLYVEKQKPMPLIYEEVKMDVGYRIDIVVENKVVIEVKSVDALNEVHLAQVLTYLKLSNCKLGMLINFNTLLFKNGVKRVINGYL from the coding sequence ATGAACGAAAATGAAATTTCAAAAATTATTTTTGATGCAGGGCTTAAGGTTCACAAAGCCTTAGGTCCCGGTCTGCTTGAGTCTGCGTATGAAGAATGTTTGTATTACGAATTGTTACAAACCGGTCTTTACGTGGAAAAACAAAAACCAATGCCCCTCATTTATGAGGAAGTTAAAATGGATGTAGGATATCGTATCGACATCGTGGTTGAAAATAAAGTTGTAATCGAAGTAAAATCTGTAGATGCTTTAAACGAAGTTCATTTAGCTCAGGTCCTTACCTATCTTAAATTAAGTAACTGTAAATTGGGAATGCTTATTAATTTTAATACACTTTTGTTCAAAAATGGAGTCAAAAGAGTAATCAATGGCTATTTATAA
- a CDS encoding UDP-2,3-diacylglucosamine diphosphatase encodes MNKIDLLPGKKIYFASDQHFGAPNAKESKVREEKFIRWLNEIKADAQVLFLMGDLFDFWHEWNHVIPKGYVRVLGKLAELKDSGIELFMFVGNHDLWMKNYFEDEIGCRVFFDKQYFEINGHNFLLAHGDGLGPGDKGYKRMKKLFTNPLAQWAFKWLHPDIAMKVAIYFSTKNKMISGEEDKEFLGEDKEFLIIYSKEKLRTEKIDYFVYGHRHLPMVIDLNSNENKAKYVNLGDWISYFTYGVFENEFKLKTFEQPNHKVHNGLHKDHNERK; translated from the coding sequence ATGAATAAAATAGATCTTCTTCCCGGAAAAAAAATATACTTTGCCTCCGACCAGCATTTTGGCGCGCCCAATGCCAAAGAGAGCAAGGTGCGCGAAGAGAAATTCATCCGCTGGCTTAACGAAATTAAGGCTGATGCGCAGGTGCTGTTTTTAATGGGCGACCTTTTCGATTTCTGGCACGAGTGGAACCACGTGATTCCCAAAGGTTACGTGCGGGTGTTGGGAAAGTTGGCCGAACTTAAAGACTCAGGAATTGAACTCTTTATGTTTGTCGGAAACCACGATCTGTGGATGAAGAATTATTTTGAAGACGAAATCGGATGCAGGGTTTTCTTTGATAAGCAATACTTCGAAATCAACGGTCACAATTTTCTACTCGCACATGGCGATGGCTTGGGACCTGGCGACAAAGGTTATAAAAGGATGAAAAAACTCTTCACCAATCCTCTTGCGCAGTGGGCATTCAAATGGCTGCATCCCGACATCGCGATGAAGGTGGCCATCTATTTTTCAACAAAAAACAAAATGATCTCGGGCGAGGAGGACAAGGAATTCCTGGGTGAGGATAAGGAGTTTCTGATCATCTATTCGAAGGAGAAGTTGAGAACGGAAAAGATTGATTATTTCGTGTATGGTCACCGGCATTTACCAATGGTTATAGATTTAAACAGCAATGAAAACAAAGCGAAATACGTGAATCTGGGCGATTGGATCTCTTATTTTACATATGGAGTTTTCGAAAATGAGTTTAAATTGAAGACTTTCGAACAGCCTAACCACAAAGTCCACAATGGTTTACACAAGGACCACAATGAACGAAAATGA
- a CDS encoding ComF family protein, with protein MLPDLLFPNRCLQCNRIIAAQELVCGICIEQVNFTHQEFTTPNSLTERCSLLFPVKHAFALMQFEEDSLSRKIVHQLKYGKREIVGKVLAGWVCERLDFADDAPDLIITVPLHPKKLRERGYNQLHLFTETLAAHFNIAFDHQLVKRNHYLKAQAKKDKLHRTGTEGLFSVTKTIENRHLLIIDDVFTTGNTMSSVAWEILKAGNNTVSVLVMAVDE; from the coding sequence ATGCTGCCTGACCTGCTTTTTCCCAACCGCTGCCTTCAGTGCAACAGAATTATTGCTGCACAGGAGCTGGTTTGCGGCATTTGCATAGAGCAGGTAAATTTCACACATCAGGAATTCACAACACCTAATTCCCTCACCGAAAGATGCAGCCTGCTCTTCCCTGTAAAACATGCTTTCGCCCTGATGCAGTTTGAAGAGGACAGCCTGAGCCGGAAAATCGTACATCAGCTGAAGTATGGCAAGCGGGAAATAGTAGGAAAAGTTTTAGCCGGCTGGGTGTGTGAACGTCTGGATTTTGCTGATGATGCGCCGGATCTGATCATTACAGTGCCTTTACATCCAAAAAAACTTCGTGAACGCGGTTATAATCAGCTTCATCTTTTCACCGAGACGCTGGCAGCGCACTTCAACATTGCCTTTGATCATCAACTTGTAAAACGTAACCATTACCTTAAGGCTCAGGCCAAAAAAGACAAGTTGCACCGCACCGGCACAGAAGGTTTATTTTCCGTTACGAAAACAATTGAAAACAGACACCTGCTGATCATTGACGATGTATTTACAACCGGCAATACCATGAGTTCGGTAGCCTGGGAAATCCTGAAAGCCGGTAATAACACCGTTTCAGTTCTTGTAATGGCTGTTGATGAGTAA
- a CDS encoding thiol-disulfide oxidoreductase DCC family protein, with the protein MQNTDPTKYYVLYDGDCGFCNFWVQWILEKDEKDRFMFASLQSPFGQEFLKERGLETQDFNTLYLWKPQGFYLVKSKAVVEIAKILGGTYGFLARLNFLPVALTDVIYDKIAANRQKLATESCLLPTPEQRKKIIS; encoded by the coding sequence ATGCAAAATACCGATCCAACAAAATATTATGTTCTTTATGACGGCGATTGCGGCTTCTGCAATTTTTGGGTTCAGTGGATTCTGGAAAAAGATGAGAAAGACCGCTTTATGTTTGCCTCACTTCAGTCCCCGTTCGGGCAGGAATTTCTAAAAGAGAGAGGTCTTGAAACTCAGGATTTCAACACACTGTATTTATGGAAGCCACAGGGCTTTTACCTTGTTAAATCCAAAGCTGTCGTTGAGATTGCTAAAATCCTTGGCGGTACTTACGGATTCCTGGCCAGGTTAAATTTTCTGCCGGTAGCGCTCACTGATGTTATTTACGACAAAATAGCTGCCAACAGGCAGAAACTGGCTACCGAAAGCTGTTTGCTGCCCACGCCCGAACAACGTAAAAAAATCATTTCCTGA
- a CDS encoding NTP transferase domain-containing protein, with amino-acid sequence MAFSGNIFIFSGDTGSGKTTLLADWAKNSPNVGGIVSPVINGKRHFVNVGSGDECLMESQEGTLKVGRFTFNEDAFDWAGKSVLSLFQSNLEWIIIDETGPLELKQEKGFHQLITQILQNNGPHRAKLLFVVRAALTEQFVNKYGLNNSKILPRLFFNGNSFPPLAGIVLCGGESSRMKMDKAVLQFGDLPQWKLLHQMLNLFCDEVLISVNENQVASWPENHSGTLVTDKEKYSSKGPLTGILSCMEGRDQGCFIVAVDYPLLKTEHLIALYNARNFTAEAVCFTIEGRTEPLVSILEPAAVAKLKKFTSGGGNSLNKFLRAIRTDKVELPDMSFMLNVNTQDEFQKLTSHLEHLGLTDT; translated from the coding sequence ATGGCTTTCAGTGGCAATATATTTATTTTCTCCGGTGACACAGGCTCCGGCAAAACTACTTTGCTGGCCGACTGGGCAAAAAATTCACCCAATGTTGGCGGAATAGTATCTCCGGTAATTAACGGAAAACGACATTTTGTAAATGTTGGCTCAGGCGACGAGTGCCTGATGGAATCACAGGAAGGTACTCTAAAAGTTGGCCGATTCACGTTTAACGAAGACGCATTTGATTGGGCTGGCAAATCTGTTCTCAGTCTGTTTCAATCCAACCTTGAGTGGATCATCATTGATGAAACTGGACCGCTTGAGCTGAAGCAGGAAAAGGGTTTTCACCAACTTATAACCCAAATTCTTCAGAATAACGGACCACACCGTGCTAAACTCTTGTTCGTAGTCAGAGCCGCCCTCACAGAACAGTTTGTAAATAAATACGGGCTTAATAATTCTAAAATCCTTCCGCGATTATTCTTTAACGGAAATAGCTTCCCTCCCCTTGCTGGCATTGTGCTTTGTGGTGGCGAAAGTTCGCGGATGAAAATGGATAAAGCCGTTTTGCAGTTTGGTGATTTACCGCAATGGAAATTGCTGCATCAAATGCTGAATCTCTTCTGTGATGAAGTTTTGATTTCCGTTAATGAAAATCAGGTGGCAAGCTGGCCGGAAAATCATTCAGGTACTCTTGTGACAGATAAGGAAAAATACAGCAGCAAAGGTCCGCTCACCGGTATACTTAGTTGCATGGAGGGCCGGGATCAGGGCTGTTTTATAGTGGCAGTAGACTATCCGCTATTGAAAACGGAGCATCTGATCGCGCTGTATAACGCAAGAAACTTCACAGCGGAAGCAGTTTGTTTCACGATCGAGGGCCGCACAGAGCCTTTGGTTTCTATTCTGGAACCGGCAGCGGTAGCAAAACTGAAAAAATTTACTTCGGGCGGAGGAAATTCCTTAAACAAATTTCTCAGAGCGATTCGCACTGATAAGGTGGAACTGCCGGATATGAGTTTTATGCTTAACGTAAACACTCAGGATGAATTTCAAAAGCTAACTTCGCATCTGGAGCATCTCGGTTTAACCGATACGTAA
- a CDS encoding heme-binding domain-containing protein, which translates to MKKVLVVLLVAFIIIQFFPIDRENPPMNKGMDFLTIKNTPESTAALIRNGCYDCHSNETKYPWYTNIQPVAWFLKSHIDEGRKKLNFSTFATYEPKRQAHKLYETVEMLQSGEMPLDSYVLGHPEAQFTTEQRNELVKYFKLMENDIRMQNNLPPEEIK; encoded by the coding sequence ATGAAAAAAGTACTTGTTGTCCTTCTGGTTGCCTTTATAATCATTCAGTTTTTTCCGATTGACAGGGAAAATCCTCCTATGAATAAGGGCATGGACTTCCTGACCATCAAGAATACGCCTGAAAGCACTGCGGCACTCATCCGCAACGGTTGTTATGACTGCCACTCCAACGAAACTAAATATCCCTGGTATACCAATATTCAGCCGGTAGCATGGTTTTTGAAGTCGCATATAGACGAGGGCCGTAAAAAACTGAATTTCTCCACCTTTGCCACCTACGAGCCTAAACGCCAGGCACACAAACTTTATGAAACCGTTGAAATGCTGCAGTCAGGAGAAATGCCGCTGGATTCTTACGTCCTGGGACATCCTGAAGCACAGTTCACTACCGAACAGCGTAACGAACTTGTAAAATATTTCAAACTGATGGAAAATGACATCCGGATGCAGAACAACCTGCCACCGGAAGAGATAAAATAA
- a CDS encoding four helix bundle protein → MEARNEILELSVRFALDIIAFTDVLEIKKKYVIANQLLKSGTSIGANVHEAQSAESRADFIHKMKVADKEAKETGYWLLLCEKPPGLPSAENLQINLLSIQKLLSK, encoded by the coding sequence ATGGAAGCCAGGAATGAAATATTAGAATTGAGTGTTCGATTCGCTTTAGACATCATTGCATTCACTGACGTTCTTGAAATCAAAAAGAAGTATGTAATTGCAAATCAACTGCTGAAGTCCGGCACTTCAATCGGAGCAAATGTTCATGAGGCACAAAGTGCAGAAAGCAGGGCAGATTTTATTCATAAGATGAAAGTGGCTGATAAGGAGGCAAAGGAGACTGGCTATTGGCTTTTGCTTTGTGAAAAACCACCGGGTTTACCTTCTGCTGAAAATTTGCAAATAAACTTACTCAGCATTCAGAAACTCTTATCAAAATAA
- the fdhD gene encoding formate dehydrogenase accessory sulfurtransferase FdhD — protein sequence MTKDVIISKVQNFGKQTASVNDVLAVEEPLEISVSANGETTQLSVTMRTPGNDGELATGFLFTEGIILSANDLNNPPHQSMGENQITVRLKPGASHDLQKVKRNFYTTSSCGVCGKESIEAIMQVCRITDRRKDAKVNMQHIFTLPDKLRAAQETFNSTGGIHASALFDFQGELISLREDVGRHNALDKLIGAELLKSEGETFFLQDRILLLSGRASFELIQKAAMAGIPVVCAIGAPSSLAVETAEKFGITLIGFLKNGNANIYSGADRVKF from the coding sequence ATGACCAAGGACGTAATCATCAGCAAAGTGCAGAATTTCGGAAAACAAACCGCCTCAGTGAATGATGTGCTGGCAGTGGAAGAACCGCTGGAAATATCGGTAAGCGCAAATGGCGAAACAACGCAGCTTTCTGTTACCATGAGAACTCCCGGCAATGACGGCGAGCTGGCAACAGGCTTCCTCTTTACCGAAGGCATCATTTTATCAGCTAACGACCTCAATAATCCACCTCACCAAAGCATGGGCGAGAATCAGATCACGGTCCGGCTTAAGCCCGGAGCCTCGCACGACCTGCAGAAAGTTAAACGTAACTTTTATACCACCAGCAGCTGCGGTGTTTGCGGCAAGGAAAGCATTGAGGCCATTATGCAGGTTTGCAGAATAACGGACCGGCGTAAAGATGCAAAAGTCAATATGCAGCACATCTTCACGCTTCCCGATAAGTTGCGGGCAGCTCAGGAAACCTTCAATTCTACAGGAGGAATCCACGCCTCTGCCTTATTTGACTTTCAGGGAGAATTGATCTCGCTTCGTGAAGATGTTGGTAGGCACAACGCTCTGGACAAACTTATTGGTGCTGAGTTGTTGAAATCAGAGGGTGAAACTTTCTTTTTGCAGGACCGGATTCTGCTGCTTAGCGGCCGGGCGAGTTTTGAACTCATCCAAAAAGCCGCAATGGCTGGGATTCCTGTGGTGTGCGCCATTGGAGCACCCAGCTCACTGGCGGTGGAAACTGCAGAAAAATTCGGCATCACACTGATCGGATTCCTAAAGAACGGAAACGCAAATATCTATTCAGGGGCTGACCGTGTAAAGTTCTAA
- a CDS encoding DUF7009 family protein — translation MKIRIKGNSIRLRLTKRDVQALRETGKVTESTVVSPRNIFTYILQKNTEAPKMHCTFADGNMTVHLPHDKLCILIYTDEIGVQDYVDNGEEGGLFLLVEKDLKCLDTTSEDQSDMYDNPKTSC, via the coding sequence ATGAAAATAAGAATAAAAGGAAACAGCATTCGGTTACGACTGACTAAAAGAGATGTACAGGCACTCAGGGAAACAGGTAAAGTAACAGAATCAACAGTAGTTTCACCGCGAAATATCTTCACCTATATCTTACAGAAGAATACAGAAGCGCCAAAGATGCACTGCACATTTGCGGATGGTAACATGACCGTGCATCTGCCACATGATAAACTTTGTATCCTGATCTATACAGACGAAATCGGAGTGCAGGATTATGTCGATAACGGTGAAGAAGGCGGACTGTTCCTGCTTGTGGAAAAAGATCTTAAGTGTCTGGACACAACTTCTGAAGATCAGTCGGATATGTATGATAATCCAAAAACCTCCTGCTAA
- the upp gene encoding uracil phosphoribosyltransferase, producing the protein MTTVLSHQFSLVNTWINELRNVEVQNDRLKFRRNMERIGEIAAFEISKHLAQKEIEITTPLDKIRVKEIAVQPVLTTILRAGVPLFQGILNYFDKADCGFVAAYRKHDANDYFSIKQDYLTCPNIDGRPLIVADPMLATGASLIEAIKHLLNHGKPSQLHIVAAIASKQGMETIRAEYPDAYIWVGVVDESLTPKGYISPGLGDAGDLSYGEKLQR; encoded by the coding sequence ATGACTACAGTTTTATCACACCAATTTTCCCTCGTTAATACCTGGATTAATGAGCTCCGCAACGTAGAAGTTCAAAATGACCGATTGAAGTTCCGTAGGAATATGGAACGTATTGGCGAGATAGCAGCATTCGAAATAAGTAAGCATCTGGCGCAGAAAGAAATTGAAATTACCACACCTCTGGATAAAATTCGGGTAAAGGAAATTGCTGTACAACCTGTGCTTACAACCATTTTGCGTGCCGGCGTACCTTTGTTTCAGGGCATTTTAAATTATTTTGATAAAGCCGACTGCGGTTTTGTGGCCGCGTACCGTAAGCATGACGCGAATGATTATTTTTCAATTAAACAGGATTATCTAACCTGTCCCAATATTGACGGTCGGCCGCTTATCGTGGCGGATCCAATGTTGGCCACAGGTGCAAGTCTTATAGAAGCCATCAAGCATCTGCTCAATCACGGTAAACCTTCCCAGCTGCATATTGTAGCAGCTATTGCTTCAAAGCAGGGAATGGAAACTATCCGTGCTGAGTATCCGGACGCTTATATCTGGGTGGGTGTTGTTGATGAAAGTCTGACGCCCAAAGGGTATATAAGCCCGGGATTGGGCGATGCCGGAGATCTTTCGTATGGTGAAAAACTTCAGCGCTGA
- a CDS encoding 6-pyruvoyl trahydropterin synthase family protein, producing MIRITKIFTFETAHVLYNYDGKCKNMHGHSYKLFVTVKGNPINDLDHPKNGMVVDFGDIKKIVKSEIIDLWDHAVLVNGASPQRDLGEDLEQKGHKVIFCNYQPTCENMLYEIAAKVKGRLPEGVSLAYLKLHETENSYGEWFAEDQSE from the coding sequence ATGATTAGAATCACCAAGATATTCACTTTCGAAACCGCTCATGTCCTTTATAATTATGACGGTAAATGCAAGAACATGCATGGCCATTCCTACAAGTTATTTGTTACGGTAAAGGGAAATCCAATCAATGATTTAGATCATCCCAAAAATGGTATGGTGGTGGATTTTGGCGACATCAAAAAAATTGTAAAATCTGAAATTATTGATCTTTGGGACCATGCGGTGCTCGTGAACGGTGCTTCTCCACAGCGGGATTTGGGCGAGGATCTGGAGCAGAAAGGGCATAAAGTGATATTCTGTAATTACCAGCCTACCTGCGAAAATATGCTGTACGAAATAGCAGCCAAAGTAAAAGGCCGCCTTCCTGAAGGAGTTTCACTTGCTTATCTTAAACTTCATGAAACCGAAAATTCCTATGGCGAATGGTTTGCTGAAGATCAGAGCGAGTAA
- a CDS encoding DUF1801 domain-containing protein produces MRIESVSVEDYLTKVPDERKPAMQKLYETVKENLPPDFEEAVSYGMMGWNVPLSVYPNGYHCTPGEPLPFLGIASQKNFIAFYHMGMYANPELHDWFVAEYPKHCKRKLDMGKSCIRFKKPDEIPFELMGQLVQKMTAQDWIDLYEEKLRK; encoded by the coding sequence ATGAGAATAGAATCAGTAAGTGTGGAAGATTATCTGACTAAGGTACCGGATGAAAGAAAACCTGCAATGCAGAAACTTTATGAAACTGTGAAAGAAAACCTTCCGCCGGACTTTGAAGAAGCTGTAAGTTATGGGATGATGGGTTGGAATGTTCCGCTTTCAGTTTATCCAAACGGTTATCACTGCACTCCCGGCGAACCTCTGCCGTTTCTGGGTATAGCCTCCCAAAAGAATTTCATTGCTTTTTATCACATGGGAATGTATGCCAATCCCGAACTCCACGACTGGTTTGTAGCCGAGTATCCCAAACACTGCAAGCGCAAGCTGGATATGGGGAAATCCTGCATCAGATTTAAAAAACCGGACGAAATTCCTTTTGAACTTATGGGACAACTGGTACAGAAAATGACTGCTCAGGACTGGATTGACCTTTATGAAGAAAAATTGCGGAAGTAA